One window from the genome of Acidimicrobiales bacterium encodes:
- a CDS encoding FGGY-family carbohydrate kinase gives MTTVSGSVTVGIDIGTTAVKAVAADAHGTVLARARIPHRLATPAPDQLEHDAAKAWRRGPLQAFARVAAAGVDVAGVCVASMVPSLTAVDGRGIPRAPGLLYGDARGRPDTAGGPEPVSDPGAPKDLDSAMPDAGGFVRWAVREAPDARGYWPAQAVANYALGRVPAIDTGMAMCMGSLRTGAGWDDTVLARMGVTEEQLPVVVPMGQVAGTVTGRDTVLAGGTVDALCDQIVSGADQAGDVLVICGATLIVWAVVDDWIEAPGLWTLPHTVPGKCLVGGPSNAGALFVDWARALLHGVAPRRRPAAGPGAAAVAAAAEPPRTGEPGRVPVWTPYLRGERAPFHDPSLRAGLHDLDITHDAAAVERAAYEASGFVVRHMLERAGISARRIVASGGGTNVVPWMQAMADATGLPVDTVAVSEGAALGAAYVARWTAGLEESLDAARQWAHVGRRVEPDARWHAAASERYARFLAAGPGT, from the coding sequence ATGACGACCGTGTCAGGTTCGGTGACCGTCGGGATCGACATCGGCACGACCGCCGTCAAGGCGGTGGCGGCCGACGCCCACGGCACCGTTCTCGCCCGGGCCCGCATCCCCCACCGCCTGGCGACCCCGGCGCCCGATCAGCTCGAGCACGACGCCGCCAAGGCGTGGCGCCGGGGCCCGCTCCAGGCCTTCGCCCGGGTCGCCGCGGCCGGCGTCGACGTGGCGGGGGTGTGCGTCGCCAGCATGGTGCCCTCGCTCACCGCCGTCGACGGCCGGGGGATCCCGCGGGCCCCGGGACTGCTCTACGGCGACGCCCGGGGCCGGCCCGACACGGCCGGCGGGCCCGAGCCCGTGTCCGACCCGGGTGCCCCCAAGGACCTCGACTCGGCCATGCCCGACGCCGGCGGCTTCGTGCGGTGGGCCGTGCGCGAGGCCCCGGACGCCCGCGGTTACTGGCCGGCCCAGGCCGTCGCCAACTACGCCCTGGGCCGCGTCCCCGCCATCGACACGGGCATGGCAATGTGCATGGGCTCGTTGCGCACCGGTGCGGGCTGGGACGACACGGTCCTGGCCAGGATGGGTGTGACCGAGGAACAGCTCCCCGTGGTGGTCCCCATGGGGCAGGTGGCGGGGACGGTCACCGGGCGCGACACCGTACTCGCCGGTGGCACCGTCGACGCCCTGTGCGACCAGATCGTGTCAGGCGCCGACCAGGCCGGCGACGTCCTCGTGATCTGCGGCGCCACCCTCATCGTGTGGGCCGTCGTCGACGACTGGATCGAGGCCCCGGGCCTGTGGACGCTCCCGCACACGGTCCCGGGCAAGTGCCTCGTGGGCGGGCCGAGCAACGCCGGTGCGCTCTTCGTCGACTGGGCCCGTGCCCTGCTGCACGGCGTCGCCCCCCGCCGCCGGCCCGCCGCCGGCCCGGGCGCCGCGGCCGTCGCCGCGGCCGCGGAGCCGCCGCGCACCGGTGAGCCCGGGCGCGTGCCGGTGTGGACCCCCTACCTGCGCGGCGAGCGGGCCCCGTTCCACGACCCGTCGCTGCGTGCCGGGCTCCACGACCTCGACATCACCCACGACGCCGCCGCCGTCGAGCGCGCCGCCTACGAGGCGAGCGGGTTCGTGGTGCGGCACATGCTCGAGCGCGCCGGGATCAGCGCCCGCCGCATCGTGGCCAGTGGGGGTGGGACCAACGTGGTGCCCTGGATGCAGGCCATGGCCGACGCCACGGGGCTGCCCGTCGACACCGTCGCGGTGTCCGAGGGGGCCGCGCTGGGCGCCGCCTACGTGGCGCGCTGGACGGCGGGGCTCGAAGAGTCCCTCGACGCCGCCCGGCAGTGGGCCCACGTCGGCCGTCGGGTCGAGCCCGACGCGCGCTGGCACGCGGCTGCGTCCGAGCGCTATGCGCGCTTCCTCGCCGCCGGGCCCGGGACCTGA